The genomic interval AGGTCCAGGGTGTCCAGCGGCAGGATGCCCTGGTCCCACAGCGAACCCTTGTAGCTGGAGTACTGGCCGCGTTCTTTGGCCAGCTCGCTGGAGGCCCAGTAGGCGTAGTAGCAGATGGCTTCCATCGAGGTGTCGGCAAAGGCCACGGCGGCCTCGCTGGCGTACGGAATGCGCAGCGCGTACAGGCTGTCCTGGAAGCCCATCAGGCCCATGCCGACCGGGCGGTGCAGCATGTTGGAGTTGCGGGCCTTTTGAACAGCGTAGTAGTTGATGTCGATCACGTTGTCCAGCATGCGCATGGCCGTGGTGATGGTCTTTTGCAGCTTGGCGTGGTCGAGCGCACCATTGGTAATGTGTTGCAGCAGGTTCACCGAGCCCAGGTTGCAGACGGCGGTTTCGGTGTCGCTGGTGTTCAGGGTGATCTCGGTGCACAGGTTGCTGGAGTGCACCACGCCCACGTGCTGCTGGGGGCTGCGCACATTGCAGGCATCCTTGAACGTGATCCAGGGGTGGCCGGTTTCAAACAGCATGGTCAGCATCTTGCGCCACAGGTCGCTGGCGGGCAGGGTGCGCGAAGGCTTGATCTCGCCGCGCTGGGCGCGGGCTTCGTAGGCTACGTAGGCGGCTTCAAACTCGGCACCGAACTTGTCGTGCAGGTCGGGCACGTTGTTGGGCGAGAACAGGGTCCAGCTACCGCCTTCCATGACGCGGCGCATGAACAGATCGGGCACCCAGTTGGCGGTGTTCATGTCGTGGGTGCGGCGGCGGTCATCGCCGGTGTTCTTGCGCAGCTCCAGGAACTCTTCGATGTCGAGGTGCCAGGTTTCCAGGTAGGTGCAGACCGCGCCCTTGCGCTTGCCGCCCTGGTTCACCGCCACGGCGGTGTCGTTGACGACCTTCAGGAACGGCACCACGCCTTGGGATTCGCCGTTGGTGCCCTTGATGTGGCTGCCCAGGGCGCGCACACGGGTCCAGTCGTTGCCTAGGCCGCCGGCAAACTTGGACAGCAGCGCGTTTTCCTTGATGGATTCGTAGATGCCATCCAGATCGTCGGGCACGGTGGTCAGGTAGCAGCTGGAGAGCTGGGGCCGCAGCGTGCCGCTGTTGAACAGCGTGGGCGTGCTGGACATGAAGTCGAACGACGACATGACTTCGTAGAACTCGATGGCGCGGGCTTCGCGGTTAGGCTCATTCAGCGCCAGGCCCATGGCCACGCGCATGAAGAAGGCCTGGGGCAGCTCGATGCGGGTCTTGCGCACGTGCAGGAAGTAGCGGTCGTACAGGGTTTGCAGGCCCAGGTAGTCAAACTGCAGGTCGCGCTGGGGCTTCAGGGCGGCGGCCAATTGGGGCAGGTCGTAGGTCAGCAGGGCGGCATCCAGCAGCTCGTTGTCCACACCCTTCTGGATGTACTGGGGGAAGTAGTCCACGTACTTGGCGGCCAGCTCGGCCTGCGTCAGGTCGGCACCCAGCACCTCTTTGGCGATGGTGTGCAGCAGCAGGCGGGCGGTGGCGTAGGTGTAGTCGGGGTCGGTTTCGATCAGGGTGCGGGCGGCCAGGATGGCTGCCTTGTAGACCTCTTCCATGGGCACGCCGTCGTACAGGTTGCGCATGGTTTCGGCGACGATGGGCGCAGCAGTCACTTCGCTGCCCAGACCGGCGCAGGCCTGCTCGATCAGTTGTTGCAGGCGGGCCGTGTCCAGGGCCACGCGCTGGCCGTCGTCCAGTACGTGCAGCACCGGGGCGGCTGGGGCTTGCTCGGCGACCTGCTTGGCGCGCTCCTGGGTATGGCGCTCACGGTACAGCACGTAGGCGCGGGCGATTTCGTGGTGGCCGCCACGCATCAGGCCCAGCTCCACGTTGTCCTGCACGTCTTCAATATGGAAGGTGCCGCCACCGGGGCGCGAGCGCACCAGGGCGCGCACCACGCCTTGCGTCAGCGTGTCCACCACTTCGCGTACGCTGGCCGAGGCCGCGCCCTGCGTGCCATGCACGGCCAAAAAGGCTTTCATCATGGCAATGGCGATCTTGCCCGGCTCGAAAGGCACCACCGCGCCGTTGCGGCGGATGATCTGGTAGTGCGCCAGCATCTCGGGCGCGCTGGCATCGCTGCGGTCAGACCGGGGTGCCGGGTCATGGGGAGGCAGGGCAGGTTGCAGCGGCTGGACGGCGGAGGGGGTGTTCAATGCAGTTTGCATGGTTTCCTTGGGGGGCTGACGGTAGGAGTGAAGTAGGTGGGCTGAAACTGGCGGGGGATTTCTGCAAAAAGCTGGAAAGAGCCCGTCAATGCTAGGGAATTGGGGCACTTTGCAATGCAAGTCAGACACTATATATAGGGTCTGGAATCAATTCAAGCCACTACCGCTAGTGTATCGCGACCTGGATGGCGACTGCGGCCTGGGGGTTTTGCAGACCCTGCGGCAGCAATCGCCCGGCAAGCGTTGCCCCGTCAGGCAGGCGGTATGCACATCCAGTAAACAAGCGGCTTGGCGGGGCATTTGCCCTGCAAAACGGCGCAGTGCTTAGCTATCGGGCTGCGGCTGCCGCGCGCGAGGGCGCAGCATCGGTACATTTTTATTTTTGAACCGACGATGGAAAGCAGCGCGGCTCCCAGCCTGTACCGCGCTGCACCGCCTGCCAGTCAAACCCGGCACCTGGGTCGTGCTTGCGGCCCGGCGCGATGTGCTCGTGGCCCGCCACATGGCGGATGGGGTAGGCGGGCACCAGCGCGGCCAGCAAGCTGACCAGGGTGTCGTACTGCGCGGGCTCGAAGGTTTCGCCCTCCAGGCCTTCGAGTTCGATGCCGATGGAGTCGTTGTTGCAGTTGCTGCGGCCCCGGTAGTGCGAGGCCCCGGCGTGCCAGGCCCGGTCGTCGGCGCTCACGAATTGCCACAACTCGCCCTGGCGGCGGATATAGAAGTGGGCCGACACCTGCAGGCCGCGGATGCTTTCAAAGTACGGGTGGGCGCTCCAGTCCAGGGTGTTGCCAAACAGGGCCTGCACATGGTTGCCGCCGTACTCGCCCGGCGGCAGGCTGATGGAGTGCACCACCACCAGGTCGGTGCGCGCGCCCTCGGGCCGGGGGCCGAAGTTGGGCGATGGGTGCTGGTGCGCAAACCGGTACCAGCCGTTGTGCCACAGCGGGGCTTGTGGGGCCGGGTGCGGATCAGGGGTCTTGGGGTTCATTGTCTTGCGGGGTGGCGATGTTCAGGCGTTCAATGCGGTAGCGGATCTGGCGCAGGCTCAGGCCCAGGCGCTGGGCCGTGGCGGTACGGTTGAAACCGGTGTCCAACAGCACCTTGACCAGAATCTGGCGCTCCTGCTGGTCTAAAAAAGCCTGCAGGTCGCTGGGGATCCCGTCCGCCGGCACGGCAGCGGCGGGGCGGCTGCTTTCTGCCAGGGGTGTCGGCTCGGTGGCATCAAAGTCGGCATGCAAGGCGTCACCGTCACCCATGGCCACGGCGCGGTGCAGCAGGTTTTCCAGCTCGCGTACATTGCCGCTCAGCGGGTGGCTGGCCAGTTGGGCCAGCAGCTCGGGCGACAGCAGGGGCACCGGCATGCCCGACTCCAGGGCGATGCGGGCCAGCAGTGCCTCGCACAGCGCGGGCAGGTCGCCCCGGCGCTCACGCAGCGGGGGCACGGCGATTTCGATCACGTTCAGCCGGTAGTACAAATCTTGCCGGAAGCGCCCGGCCTTCACATCGGCGGCCAGGTCCTTGTGGGTGGCGCTGACGATGCGCACGTCCACCGCGTCCTCCTGGGTGGAGCCCAGCGGGCGCACGCTGCGCTCCTGGATGGCGCGCAGCAGCTTGGACTGCATGGCCAACGGCAGGTCGCCGATTTCGTCCAGAAACAGCGTACCGTCGCGGGCCGCCTGGAAATAGCCTTGCCGGTCTTGCAGTGCGCCGGTGTACGAGCCCTTCTTGGCCCCAAAAAATTCGGCTTCCAGCAGGTTCTCGGGGATGGCGCTGCAGTTCACTGCCACCAGCGGCCCGGCCGCGCGGTGGCTGTTGGCGTGCAGGGCCTGGGCCACCAGCTCCTTGCCCGTGCCCGATTCGCCGCGCACCAGCACCGGTGCCATGCTGCGCGCCACCTTCACGATGCGCTGCTTGACCCCTTGCATGGCCTCCGACGTACCTACCAATTTTTGTAGCGCTCCTTGCCCTCCAGATAAGCGCAAGGGGGCTTTTTCATTAGTGGTTGTAGGCCTTGATGCCTGGCGGTTGTCCTGGATGGCCGAGACCACCACGGCACGGAACTGCCTCAGGTCCACCGGCTTGGTCAGGTAGTCGAAGGCTCCGGCCTTCAGGGCTTCCACCGCGTTCTCGGCCGAGCCGTAGGCGGTCATGACGATGACGCGCTCGGGCCGCTGCTGGGCTTTCAGGCCGTGCAGCAAAGCCAGGCCCAGGCCGTCGGGCAGGCGCATGTCGGTGATCACCACGTCATAGCGCTTGCTCTCCAGCAGCACGCGGGCCTCCTGCAGGTTGCCGGCGGTGTCGATGCGGTAGCCCTCGCGCAGCAAGGTCAGCTCGTACAGCGTGCGCAGGTCGGGCTCGTCGTCCACCACCAGGACGGATGCGGCTAAGGTTGAAGGGGGCTGGGCCATACGGAAAGGATGGGGGGGCTGGGTCAGACCGGTTGGATGTCAAAAGGGCGCGCCACCAGGGTACTCGGCTTGGGCGGGCGAAACTGCACAAAAAACTCGTTGCCCTGCACCGCCAGGCCGCTGCGTTCCCGGCTGGCGCGCTGGTAGCCGATGCTGGCGCGGTGGCGCTCGCACAGTTCCCGGCAAATATACAGACCCAGGCCGCTGGATCGGCTCTCTGAGCTGAAAAAAGGCTCGAACAGGTGCTGCTCCACCGTGTGCTCCATGGGCGGGCCGTCGCTCCACACCAGCAGGCTGGATTGGCGGCTGGGCAGCAGCCGGGTACCGACCTGGACGGCACCGACCTGGCCGCTCTCGTAGCGCAGGGCGTTGTCCAGCAGGTTGACCAGCACGCGGCGCAGGTGGTCGGGGTCAAAGTCCACCGGCAATCCCAGCGTGCCCAGCGCCACCTGCACCTTACGCTGGGCCGGGTCCTGCTGCAACCAGTCGCGGCAGATGCTGTCCACCGCCTCGTCCAGCTTGATTTGCAACGGTGCGTTGTCGTGTCCGGAGCGCACCGGCACCCGGGCGATCTCCAGCACTTCGTCGACAATTTTTGCCAGGCGCTGGGCGTTGTGCCGCACCATGGTGGTCAGCCGCTGCTGGGCCGGGTCGCTCAGTTCCTCTTCCAGCAGGGCGTTGGCCTGGGTGATGGCGGCCAGCGGGTTGCGGATTTCATGCGCCACGGCGGCGGACATGCGGCCCATGGCGGCCATTTTTTCGGTGCGCAGCCGGGCCTCCATTTCGCGCAGGTCGTGCAGGAACATCACGCACAGGCTGTCGGTTTGCCCTTCCATGGCGGCCGTCATGCGGGTGCGCACCCGCACCCGGCGCGGGCTGCGGCCGGTGTGCTGGATGCGGATGTCGGCCTGCTGCGGGTTCTCTTCGGCAAAGGTCTTTTGCGCCAGCGCCAGCAGCGCCAGCCAGCCGGGCTGGCTGCCCAACTGCAAGGGCGCATGGCCGTGGCGGCTGTCGGTGCCCAGCAGCAGGCGGGCCGCCGGGTTGGCGGCACGGGTGCTGCCGCTGGCATCGACCACCAGCACGCCGTCGGTCAGGGTTTCGATCACCAGCTCGTTGACCCGGGTCTGCAGCTGCGCGTCCTGCTGGCTGCGCAGGGCCAGCTGCTCTTCGCGCTCCAGCCGCGCCGCCAGCTGGTTGACAAGAAAGGCCGCCACAAAATAGCCCATGCCGGTCAGGCCGCTTTGCATGAA from Comamonadaceae bacterium OS-1 carries:
- the atoC_1 gene encoding regulatory protein AtoC; the protein is MAQPPSTLAASVLVVDDEPDLRTLYELTLLREGYRIDTAGNLQEARVLLESKRYDVVITDMRLPDGLGLALLHGLKAQQRPERVIVMTAYGSAENAVEALKAGAFDYLTKPVDLRQFRAVVVSAIQDNRQASRPTTTNEKAPLRLSGGQGALQKLVGTSEAMQGVKQRIVKVARSMAPVLVRGESGTGKELVAQALHANSHRAAGPLVAVNCSAIPENLLEAEFFGAKKGSYTGALQDRQGYFQAARDGTLFLDEIGDLPLAMQSKLLRAIQERSVRPLGSTQEDAVDVRIVSATHKDLAADVKAGRFRQDLYYRLNVIEIAVPPLRERRGDLPALCEALLARIALESGMPVPLLSPELLAQLASHPLSGNVRELENLLHRAVAMGDGDALHADFDATEPTPLAESSRPAAAVPADGIPSDLQAFLDQQERQILVKVLLDTGFNRTATAQRLGLSLRQIRYRIERLNIATPQDNEPQDP
- the ampD gene encoding 1,6-anhydro-N-acetylmuramyl-L-alanine amidase AmpD; this translates as MNPKTPDPHPAPQAPLWHNGWYRFAHQHPSPNFGPRPEGARTDLVVVHSISLPPGEYGGNHVQALFGNTLDWSAHPYFESIRGLQVSAHFYIRRQGELWQFVSADDRAWHAGASHYRGRSNCNNDSIGIELEGLEGETFEPAQYDTLVSLLAALVPAYPIRHVAGHEHIAPGRKHDPGAGFDWQAVQRGTGWEPRCFPSSVQK
- the sasA_2 gene encoding adaptive-response sensory-kinase SasA, which encodes MTPTSPAAHLAEPDPLALARIWYGFMTARVTIALAILVWHGALLALGQAVSPWLLLFSSGYLASALTLRLTGRPSQTEPPSKRFWIGTVGVDALVFSTLQLMQSGGSVNYSPLLGLPVLLAAVLGRRAIALGTAAGMTLLLLLLDTWKLYVRQAGDEAALFMQSGLTGMGYFVAAFLVNQLAARLEREEQLALRSQQDAQLQTRVNELVIETLTDGVLVVDASGSTRAANPAARLLLGTDSRHGHAPLQLGSQPGWLALLALAQKTFAEENPQQADIRIQHTGRSPRRVRVRTRMTAAMEGQTDSLCVMFLHDLREMEARLRTEKMAAMGRMSAAVAHEIRNPLAAITQANALLEEELSDPAQQRLTTMVRHNAQRLAKIVDEVLEIARVPVRSGHDNAPLQIKLDEAVDSICRDWLQQDPAQRKVQVALGTLGLPVDFDPDHLRRVLVNLLDNALRYESGQVGAVQVGTRLLPSRQSSLLVWSDGPPMEHTVEQHLFEPFFSSESRSSGLGLYICRELCERHRASIGYQRASRERSGLAVQGNEFFVQFRPPKPSTLVARPFDIQPV